The stretch of DNA GGTACATCACCAGCATGAGCACTACCCCCAGCAGGATCACGCCCATGCCGAGGATGAAGACAAGGCCCAGTCCGCCGACGGACGATCCGGAGCCGTACTCCGGGTCCATCGAGTCGTAGGCCGTCTTGAAGAACATCACCAGGAGGATGATCCCGCCCAGCAGGGGTGCCAGAAACTTGAAGAAGAACGCCCGTGCGCCTCTGAATGCTTCCGCCTTGAAGAACCACACACAGGCCAGCGCCGTGATGCCGTAATAGAAACAGATCATCATTCCGAGGGCGGTGATGGTGTCCCAGAGTGCGTTTTCGGAGGTGGTCCGGGTGATCACGTAGAACGCCGCAGCGGCAACGGCAGCAGCGACCGTGGCATATCCCGGCGACTTGAACCTCGGGCTGATCGTGCCGAATTTGTGCGGCAGGGCCTTGTAGTGGCCCATGGCGAGCAGCGTCCGCGCGGGAGAAACAAAGGTCGATTGCAGGGAAGCAGCGGAGCTGCTGAGGATCGCCAGGGACATCAGGATGGCAAAGGGGCCCATGACCGGGCCGGCAAGGACGGCGAAGATACTGCCCTGGTTCTCCGGGTTGCCGACCCCCAGCCCTTCTTCACCGATGCCGGCGAAGGCCACGGTGGAAAGGGCAACGGTCATGTAGATGACCACAATGACCAGCACGGTGACGGTGGCGGCGCGGCCCGGCGTCTTCTCCGGGTTCCGGGTTTCCTCGTTCATGGTCAGCGTGACGTCCCATCCCCAGTAGATGAAGATGGAAAGCGAGACGCCGGCGGCGAAAGCGGAGAACGAACCCACGGCGAACGGGTTGAACCAGTCCGGTGAGATGGCGGTTGCGTCGAAGGCGGTGCCGTTCGCGACGTGGCTGAAAGCGGCCACGGCGAACCAGCCGAGCACCACGAGCTGGAAGGCCACCAGAACGTACTGCACGCCCTTGGTGGTCTCCATTCCACGGTAGGAAACCCAGCAGGCCAGAGCGATAAACACCAGCGTCGTGGCGATATTCAGCGGCAGGTTGGTGGACAGCTCCGCCAGTTCCGG from Arthrobacter sp. B3I9 encodes:
- a CDS encoding APC family permease; this encodes MTIHHATSQTSHHEEHKGLSAKGLKAGSVGLIGAVVIGVSCIAPAYTLTAALGPTVSEVGVQLPAIFLVGFIPMLLVAFGYRELNNAMPDAGTSFTWASRAFGPWIGWMGGWGLIAATIIVLSNLAAVAVDFFYLMLAQLFGNPELAELSTNLPLNIATTLVFIALACWVSYRGMETTKGVQYVLVAFQLVVLGWFAVAAFSHVANGTAFDATAISPDWFNPFAVGSFSAFAAGVSLSIFIYWGWDVTLTMNEETRNPEKTPGRAATVTVLVIVVIYMTVALSTVAFAGIGEEGLGVGNPENQGSIFAVLAGPVMGPFAILMSLAILSSSAASLQSTFVSPARTLLAMGHYKALPHKFGTISPRFKSPGYATVAAAVAAAAFYVITRTTSENALWDTITALGMMICFYYGITALACVWFFKAEAFRGARAFFFKFLAPLLGGIILLVMFFKTAYDSMDPEYGSGSSVGGLGLVFILGMGVILLGVVLMLVMYRIRPEFFKGQVLAKGN